Genomic DNA from SAR324 cluster bacterium:
CTGTGAAAGAATCGCGAAGCTGAATTCAGTCTCTTCAAAAATCAGTGAGTCTGGCCAGAATGTGGTACGAGTTCCGGTTTTGTCAGAGGTTCGAATCGCAGCCAGTGGTTGCTTGGCATTTCCTCGTTCATATTCCTGTCGCCATAGTTGACCATCTCGATCCACCTCGACAACTAGCTTGCTGGAGAGGGCGTTGACCACAGAAGCTCCAACTCCGTTCAAACCTCCAGAGACTTTGTAGTTGCTGTTATCAAACTTACCACCAGCGTGCAGTTTCGTCATGATCAGTTCAACTGCGGAGATCCCTTCATCTTTGTGAATACCCACTGGGATCCCACGTCCATTGTCATGAACTGAAAGACTACCGTCGATATGCAGGATTACCTCAATCTTGTTGCAGTAGCCTCCTAGTGCTTCATCGATACTGTTATCGACAATTTCGAATACCAGATGGTGCAGTGCAGCAGAGTCCACACCACCGATATACATTCCAGGCCGCTTGCGAACTGCTTCGAGCCCTTTGAGCAAGGTAATATTGTCTTCACCATATCCGGAAGCAGCAGTCGTAGCTGGCGCTATTTCTTCCATAGAAACTCCTGAAAACCCGTAGAGGATTGAAAAGGGAGGCACAAGAAATCTGAGTCACCGATCCATTGACCGGTCCGGGTTCCTGCTACTTCGTTCAGCGATTGCTGGGGAGAGAAGAAACAGAGCAGAGGGGGGAAACTCAGACGAATTGCCCTTGCACCACTTGAAAAGTGTAACTCTTCGTATCTAATTTTTCTGGGCGTGTTGTTGAAGTTACGAAGATCTGATTCTTCAGTTGTGCAAAGAGCCCGAGCAGACGTTGGGAAACCTGCGCATCTAACTCGGAGAAAAGATCATCAAAAATCAGTATTGGATGTAAGGAATAATGGGAGAATAGTAACTGATTTATTGCAATTTTTAAAGATAAATTCGTGACTCTCAATTCTCCCTGAGAAAAAAAATCTCGATCAATTTTTTCATCTAGAAATAGGTGGTAATCATCACGATGAGGACCAATCAGCGCGTAACCTGATCGCAGTTCACGATCACGCTGTTCCTCCATCATTTTCTCCAATTGTTCCGCGTCACTACACTGGACAGCAGGATGGTAGCGCAGTGACAGCTGCTCTGGTCGACCAGTAGCCATCCTGAAGAGTTCTACCAAGTGAGACAGCACCTGTTCAGCAAAGGCTGCTCGGCGCTGGATCAATTCCCAGCCTGTACGTGCTAGGACTTGGTTCCAGGCAGAGAGCTGACGATCCTGACGCTGTCGCAGCGCAGCATTTTTTTCAGCCAGTATCTTGGTGTAGTCCTGGAGATGACGGAAGTAGCTTGGGTCCAGGGTGGAGATGATTCTGTTGAAGAAGCGCCGCCGCTCTTGAGGGGGTCCTCGAAATAGCGCTACGTCCTCCGGAGTAAAACTCAGAGCTAGAAAGGAAAGGACATATTCCGAAGTTCGTTGGAACGGGGCATGATCCAGCCAAACCTGACGACCTCGGGTTGAAAGGATAATTTGCACTCGACGCAAAACCTGCTGTTGTTCTAACAGAGCAGTCATTCGAGCTGCGTTGGCTTCACTGTACCAGAGTTGCTGCGTCTTGCGAGTTCGGAAGGATTCTAAATTACAGAGGTAGGCGATCGCTTCGACCAAGTTGGTTTTTCCTTGGCCGTTGTGACCGTGCAGCCAGTTGAGACCTGGTCCAAACTCAACCTGCAACTGGCAATAATTTCGAAATTGATGAAGTTCCAGCGAACGAATTACCATTCAATGCGCAATGGCATGATGACAGCGAGGTATTCTTCATCGTCAGCAGCCCTGATCACACTCGGGCTCATTGGGTTCTTGCACTCTAACTTGACTCGCTCGGTCTGGATTACTCCCAGCGCATCCAACAGGTAGCGTGAGTTGAATCCCACCTGAAAGTCTTCTCCGCTATAATCTGCTTCCATTTCATCACTCACTTCCCCGTATTCGGCCTTTTCGCTCTCTAGCCTTAGTTTCCCCTCGGTCAAGGTTAATTTGACCGGCTTGAGCTTTTCATAGCTGATAGAAGAGACAATTCGCAGTGCACTGACCAAACGTTCGCGATCGACAGTGGCCACCAGGTGATTGTCCTTGGGAATGATCGGATCACAATTGGGAAACTTCCCCTCAATCAGTCGAGTCTTGAAAGAAACCTGGCTACCAACAAACTGCATCACACGATCATCGAAGCTGATCGTGACTTCTTCTCCAAAAAGTTCGATAGCCTTACGAATCTCACCCAGTGCCTTGCGAGGAATGATCACGTCAGAAACAGATTCAAAGGACGCAGACTCCACGCCCTTGAGCACTTGTGCCAAGCGATGGCCATCTGTTGCCAACCACCTCGTCAGGTTTCCTTCCTTTGAAGAAAGGTTCACCCCCATCAAGTTTTTGCGGGATTCGTTGGTTTGTGAAGCGAACAGTGTCATGTCAATGCACTGCTTGAGATCCTGGGCTGGTAGCGTTAGCGACTCTGACAACTGTTCCAACTCAGTCTGTGGATAAAGACCTACTTCCACCAAAGGTAGGCGCATCTCAGAAGCTCCACTTGTGATATGCACCCAGTGCTGCTCCGTCGAACGGATGCGAATATCATTACCCTGAAACTCCCGACAGATATCGTAGACTTTCTTTGCATTCACACAAATACTTCCGGCTTGAATCACTTCTGCTGGGAAGTGTTCGATGATGGAAATTTCATAATCTGTTGCTGAGAACTCAGCTTCATTATGATCTCCATCTTCTCCTGAAACAGTTCTTAGTAGAAAGTTTGAGAGAATCGGTTTGGAAGCACTCTTGTCAATGATGGAAATGATGTTCTGAAGAGCGCTACGAAGAACTTCCTGTTGAATTAGAATTTCCATATTTTTTTATAGTCGTAGTAGTAGTCTGTCGAAAACCTGTCGAAAACCTGTCGACTGGCTTGAAATAATTCAGCTTTTATAGCTTTTTGGGGTTGTCGAAAACTTGTTCAAACTTGTCGAAAACTTGGGGAGTGTATCAACAAGAACAAACAATGAACAGGTTTTCGACAAGTTATCGACAGGTTTTGGGAAGATTGTCGAAAACCTGTTCAAAACTAATCTAAGCTACTGAAACTAGATATTTTTTAGATTAAATTCAAAGAAATTCGGGTAAACTGCCTGTCGAAAACCTGTCGAAAACCTGTCAACTGGCTTGAAATTATTTCATTTTTTTAAAAATGAGAATACCTCTTCCTGGTTCAGTGCTGTGATCAATGGGAATGCACCAACATCCTCTAGCAGGTGTATCAGAGTCCTACGTTCTTCCATCGGAGTTGAGTAAGCACCAATGAAACGAATGGCATCATCTGGAGACCATTGCTTGACCAGTTGTTGTGTAGCTATTCTATTTGGATTGATCAGAAATGGTTCAATACTGATGTCATCCAGAGCTTCCAAAAATAGATTTTCTTGCCAGCCGTAGTGTGTGCAGCCAAGCACAACAATCACTTTTCCCGGAGAAAGTGGTGGATTGGCACCGCTCAGGAATAGTCGGATATTTTCGATTATCCGAGTTCCGGTTACATCAGAAGAGATCATGTCTGCTAAACCTGGACAGGCAATCGAATGCGTATCTGGTAGCAGTTGATCGTACACTCCGGAAGAGATTGTAGTCGGTGTTGCTAAAACAAGTAATCTGGAATATCCAAATTCTTTTGCTTTTTCAAGGACAGCTTTGCGTGTCAACTCAAGCATTCCCTGAATGGGTATTTCAGGAAGCTTAATTTCTGGTAGCAATGCTGAGAGTGTGTGGCAGGCAACAAAGATATGATTAGGTTGGTAACTGTCTGCAAGGCGGTGTAGGAAGGTTTGAAAGACTTCCTGCTTTTCAGCTAATGACTCCATTGAGTTGTAGCTACGTCGGGGATCTGGAGCTGCGTTGACGTAGAGTAATTCTGTATTTTTTGCTGTGGGACTAGTGGGAGCTGTCAGTAGATCAGCGCAGACAGACAACCCTCCCAGGCCTGAATCAGTGACTACTAGACGCACGGAAGTAGCTTCAGCACCGATTGTTGAAAAGATAGTGCGAGATCAGCCACTCATTTCCACCACGAAATCCCCATACTTCTGAAGTCGCCAGGAAGAACATCCGCCAACGCTGGAACCAGACATCGGCATCTTTACCGTAAGTCTCACGAAATGTTTGTAGAATTTCTCCCTTCTGTGAATCCATCATTTGTAACCAGGCATCAGCTGTCCGTTGGTAGTGCACGCCACTCAGAACCCAGTGCTGCTCTAATAGTAGGTCTTTCTGGAAATAGAGTAGCAGATCGTTGGAAGGCATGATTCCACCTGTGAAGAAGTAGCGTCCCATCCAATTGGAATCTCCTTCGGAGGAAAAAGCATAGGCATAGCGACGGTGGCTGAAGATATGGATGAAGAGTTTTCCTTCCGGTTTCAGCCAATCAGAAATTCTCTCCAACAGTGACTGCCAGTTGCGCATGTGCTCAAACATTTCTACTGAGACAACGCGATCAAAGTGCTGTTCTGTAGTGAAGTCGTTCATGTCGCAGGTTTGCACACTCAGGTTCGTCAAACCCAACTCCTGGGCACGCGACTCAATAAATTCACGCTGAGGCCGAGAATTCGAAACAGCCAAAATCGAAGAATTTGGATAATGCTTTGCCATCCATAAGGAGAGTGAACCCCAACCACAACCGAGTTCGAGAATCTGTTGACCATCCTGTAATTGCGCTCTCTCACAAGTTAGAGCCAGCATAGAGGCTTCAGCGTATTCTAATTCTGTAACACCCTCAGGAAAATGGCAGCAGCTGTATTTGAGGTGTGGCCCTAAGACTAATTCAAAGAATCGCGGAGGTAGCTCATAGTGTTGCTCGTTTGCTTCTTGAGTGTGCAGAGCAATTGGACTCTGTCGCATCTCCTCAAAAAACGTCATCATTGCTTGCCGTTCCTGATCTGGACCCTCCTGTGCTTGCTCTCGAAGGCGCTGCAGTATCAACAGACGAATGCCAGCACGGGTCAGCAAATCCGGAATACGACCATTTTCGACGAGTTCAATCAGGGAACGCAAGAGCATGGACAAGACACTTTGAAGATTGGGAATGATAAACTTTCTCAGCGTAACTTATGTGGGATAACAGACAAGTGTGGAGAAATTAGCTTATTTAAGTAACTCTAGATATCTGAATTAGGCGAAAGCGTGTTGGGAGAAAAAAGTGCGCACAGAGGCGCACAAAAGAGCTTACTTGGCGTCGCGACAGTAGTCGTTGTAGGGAAAGCCAATGCTCCCGTCGCAGAAACGACGGAGAATCAGGTACTCACCGCTGCAGCCAGTACTTACCAGAACCGTACCCCCCAGTACGAGTCCCAGCACCAGCTTGCGGAAGAGCCGCTGTCGGAAGATGTGCATGGACACCTCATAATCGAATGGAAGCAAGAGAAACAGACACAATAGAAGGGTATCAATTTTTGTGCCCCAAGTCATCAAGGGTCGGCACACACGCGAAAACCCAGATAGTTTTGCCTCATTTCTGGTGGGTTACCACCTCTTTGCCAAAGTTCAAGAGATTCTGGTTGATTTCGATAGCTCCCACCGCGAACTGTTCGCAATCTCCCCTCTTTAGGACCACTCGGTCGGGTGACTGTTTCTGGTACTAGAGGCGCATAATAGTCTTGAACCCATTCCCAAAGATTTCCCTGCATATCAAAGAGTCCCCAGGTATTTGGTTGCTTGCGCTGAACAGGCTGAGGACCTGGTTGAGAAAGATTGTGGCTGTGCCAGGCGTGTTGGTTGAGGCATTTGGCTTCTGTCCCGCAACCAAATCTTCCTTTTCCTTCAGCTCTGGCGGCATACTCCCATTCTGCTTCCGTGCAGAGTCGGTAATCTCCCGGATACTGACGACTGAGCCAGCGTGTGTACTCCTGAGCCTGATCCCAGGAAATGTAATTGAGAGGTGCATCAACCCGATCTGGATTTTTCATTGTCCAGTGGTGTGATTCGGTTGGTTCTGAATAACGACAAGCACCAGCCTCCATACACAATCGATATTCGCCCACAGTGACTTCGTGATTGAGAATGTAATAGATCTGATTCATCGTCACTTCACGCTCTGGTGGTTTGCCAGGGCTACCCATCATAAAGCTGCCTGGCCAGATTGGAACCATCCCAGGTACAAGAGTGCGTGTCTCAAAGGACCATTCGTAACGAGCCTCCAGGCGATTTCCCTGTAAATCTTTGAGTTCGGGTAGTAGCGTTACCCGATACGTCATTCCATATAACCAGGGTTGATCCGGAATGAATTTCAGACTGGTCCCTTCTACCTGCAAGTTTCCCGATACTGGAATATTGCGAGCCCCTTGGGTTGCTTGAATCCTTACCGATTCTTTACTAACTGTCTGAGGATCCAATGGCTGACTTAGATAAACACTGATCGATTGGTCAGCCAGAACCTGGGTCTCTCCGTCAGTTGGATTGACCAGCACAACACTAGGAGGCCGCATCAAGGGAGGCGGTGAAGTTAGGAAGTTCCAGCTTAATTCACTTAGCATCTCTCCATTCCAGCCACGTAGAGGCTTGAGTAAGTTGACAGTGTAGGAAGTATCGTGAGCGAGTTCAGGATTGGGAGTGAGTGTGAGACTATTGCCCCTAGTACTTAGCCGGAGTGAAATTCGAGTACCTTCGGAATCAGCCAGTGCAAAACTCTCAGCGTTTAGGTTTTTGGAGTCTAGCGGTTGATTGAAGTTGAGTAGGATTAGTGTATCTGGAGAGACCGTGGCATTGGGAGCTGGAACCAGAGAATTGACGGAGAGTAGCTTTGGTGTCTGGCTGAACTCTGGAGCCGAGATTGGCTCAGAGATGGGTTCATTCTGTCTACTACTCGAGCTTTCACCTGTTGATACAGCAGGAAGTAGCTGTGGGGGATTTTCTGATGGTGAGGTCTTGCGTTCACAAGAGATCAAGAAGTGGAGCGACAGGACAGGTAGCAGATGGAACAGCCTCATGATCCCCCCTCGGACAAACAGCAACGATGGGGGTGGCTGATGCTGAAAGATAGCGAGACTAACGACCGAGCAATTGATTCATGTTCAGCATCGGTAGCAAGACAGACAGCGCAATGAAGCCAACAATTCCACCCATCAATAAAATCATAGTTGGTTGTAGCAGAGCCGTCAGACCCTCCAACAATCTACTTACTTCCTCCTGCATACGGTTTGCCACACGCTCTAACAACTCATCGACACGGGCTGCTTCTTCTCCAATAGCCACAACGTGCTGGACATAATCTGGGAAGTAACCAGTTCGACCCATCGCTGCTGAAAGTGGGATTCCCTTGTTATTGACTTCAATAATCATCTTGTTTAGCTGTTCGATCAGCAGTTGATTGACAACCACGTGTCGTGAAATTTCCAGAGCGGTCTTTAAATCCACTCCGCTCCCGAGCAAGGTACCGAGAGTTTGACAAAAACGAGCGATCAGTACCTTTTGCATCAGGGGACCAATCAGTGGTGCTTTCAGTTGCAGTTGTTGAAGAACTTTCTTGCCAAACTCGCTACGTAGAAAAGCTGAGAAACCGAAAATCAGGATTATCAACCCAATCAATACAAGGTACCAAGAGTGAACCATGAAATCGCTGAGTCCCATCAAAATTCTGGTGGGCAAGGGCAACAGGGTTCCTTTGCTGGCAAAAATCTGGGTGATCTTGGGCACGATGTAAGTGACCATAAAGACAACCACCAGCAATGAAAAAACCAGCATGAAGGCTGGGTAGATCATTGCTGATTTCAGTTTACCTCGCAGACGTTCTTGAGTTTCGTAGTAATCGGCAAGCCGTTTGAGAATTGTACCCAGATTGCCGCTGTTCTCTCCTGAACGAATCATGCTGACATACATCTCAGGAAAGATTTTTGGGTACAGCTGCAGCGCATCCGCCAAAGATCCCCCTTCAACAACACGTGCTCGGACTTCGGCCAGGATTTCTTTAAATCCCACCGCTTCAGTCTGCTCAATGATGAGTTGCAGGGCCTTGTCGTAAGGAATTGTAGCGTCCATCAACACTTCGAACTGTCGAGTGAAGAGAGTCAACGCTCGCTTGTAATTGGTTCTGCGTTTTGGGAGGAAGGAACGACTGGTGTTGCGGGAAACCCGAATTTCCTTGGGATAGAGCTGCTGAGAGCGTAGTCGCTGACGCAGGTCACTCTCACTAACGGCATCTTCAGAACCCTTGCGCAGAACCCCAGCATGGTCGAAAGCTTGGTACTGGTAGAGTGGCATGGTCGAGTCTCAACGAGAGTTGCGGTGGGGTTGAACCTGGTATTTCCAAACAGCACGCTGATGCTCCCGCAGGGTACGAGAGAATGCGCTACTACCGTCTCCTCGTGCAACGAAATAAAGATATTTCACACTGGCAGGCTGCAATGCACTATGAAGGGAGTCCCAACCGGGGTTACTGATGGGCGTTGGAGGTAAACCCATTTCTGTATAAGTGTTGAACGGCGTTGGGGTCTCTAAGTGTTTCCGTGTGAGATTACCATCAAAATTTGAAATCCCATAGATTACTGTTGGATCGCTCTGCATCTTCATCCCCAAGCGTAAACGGTTATGAAAAACCCCGGCAATCAACAGACGGTCTTCTGCTGTCCCCGTTTCTTTCTCAATCATTGACGCAAGGATCAAGAGTTGATGATCACTCAGCTTCTTACCCCTTTCAGCAGGAGTTTCTAAGCGTAACTGGATAAAACGATTATTGAATTCCTGAATCATCAGGCTCAAGATTTCAAGCTCGCTACTCTCTTGCGCGATGAAGTAGGTTTCAGGGTAAATAACTCCTTCCAGGGTTTTCAGGCCTTGAATTCCTGATAGCTTGCGCAGTGCAGAATCTGTAAACAGTTCATCGTAACGATTGGCCTGACCAAGACCCTGTTCCACAAGGCGGGCTGTAGCTTGTTGGTAGCTCAGGCCTTCCGGGATAGTAACACGAACTTGCAGGCCGCTACCGGAAACAAGGTGGTTGAGGAGGGCGGCATGGTTCCAGCGAGGATCTAACTGAAATTCTCCGGCTTGTAACCGGTGATGCCGTCCGTTGAGGCGAGCGAGAAATTCAAACCAGAGGGGTTGCTGAATCAGGTTAGCTTCTCGGAGTTGCTGAACAACTTGGGAGAAGTTGCTTCCGCGCTCGATTCGTACACGAATG
This window encodes:
- the recF gene encoding DNA replication and repair protein RecF (All proteins in this family for which functions are known are DNA-binding proteins that assist the filamentation of RecA onto DNA for the initiation of recombination or recombinational repair.) → MVIRSLELHQFRNYCQLQVEFGPGLNWLHGHNGQGKTNLVEAIAYLCNLESFRTRKTQQLWYSEANAARMTALLEQQQVLRRVQIILSTRGRQVWLDHAPFQRTSEYVLSFLALSFTPEDVALFRGPPQERRRFFNRIISTLDPSYFRHLQDYTKILAEKNAALRQRQDRQLSAWNQVLARTGWELIQRRAAFAEQVLSHLVELFRMATGRPEQLSLRYHPAVQCSDAEQLEKMMEEQRDRELRSGYALIGPHRDDYHLFLDEKIDRDFFSQGELRVTNLSLKIAINQLLFSHYSLHPILIFDDLFSELDAQVSQRLLGLFAQLKNQIFVTSTTRPEKLDTKSYTFQVVQGQFV
- the dnaN gene encoding DNA polymerase III subunit beta, yielding MEILIQQEVLRSALQNIISIIDKSASKPILSNFLLRTVSGEDGDHNEAEFSATDYEISIIEHFPAEVIQAGSICVNAKKVYDICREFQGNDIRIRSTEQHWVHITSGASEMRLPLVEVGLYPQTELEQLSESLTLPAQDLKQCIDMTLFASQTNESRKNLMGVNLSSKEGNLTRWLATDGHRLAQVLKGVESASFESVSDVIIPRKALGEIRKAIELFGEEVTISFDDRVMQFVGSQVSFKTRLIEGKFPNCDPIIPKDNHLVATVDRERLVSALRIVSSISYEKLKPVKLTLTEGKLRLESEKAEYGEVSDEMEADYSGEDFQVGFNSRYLLDALGVIQTERVKLECKNPMSPSVIRAADDEEYLAVIMPLRIEW
- a CDS encoding aspartate/glutamate racemase family protein; this translates as MRLVVTDSGLGGLSVCADLLTAPTSPTAKNTELLYVNAAPDPRRSYNSMESLAEKQEVFQTFLHRLADSYQPNHIFVACHTLSALLPEIKLPEIPIQGMLELTRKAVLEKAKEFGYSRLLVLATPTTISSGVYDQLLPDTHSIACPGLADMISSDVTGTRIIENIRLFLSGANPPLSPGKVIVVLGCTHYGWQENLFLEALDDISIEPFLINPNRIATQQLVKQWSPDDAIRFIGAYSTPMEERRTLIHLLEDVGAFPLITALNQEEVFSFLKK
- a CDS encoding cyclopropane-fatty-acyl-phospholipid synthase — its product is MRSLIELVENGRIPDLLTRAGIRLLILQRLREQAQEGPDQERQAMMTFFEEMRQSPIALHTQEANEQHYELPPRFFELVLGPHLKYSCCHFPEGVTELEYAEASMLALTCERAQLQDGQQILELGCGWGSLSLWMAKHYPNSSILAVSNSRPQREFIESRAQELGLTNLSVQTCDMNDFTTEQHFDRVVSVEMFEHMRNWQSLLERISDWLKPEGKLFIHIFSHRRYAYAFSSEGDSNWMGRYFFTGGIMPSNDLLLYFQKDLLLEQHWVLSGVHYQRTADAWLQMMDSQKGEILQTFRETYGKDADVWFQRWRMFFLATSEVWGFRGGNEWLISHYLFNNRC
- a CDS encoding SUMF1/EgtB/PvdO family nonheme iron enzyme: MRLFHLLPVLSLHFLISCERKTSPSENPPQLLPAVSTGESSSSRQNEPISEPISAPEFSQTPKLLSVNSLVPAPNATVSPDTLILLNFNQPLDSKNLNAESFALADSEGTRISLRLSTRGNSLTLTPNPELAHDTSYTVNLLKPLRGWNGEMLSELSWNFLTSPPPLMRPPSVVLVNPTDGETQVLADQSISVYLSQPLDPQTVSKESVRIQATQGARNIPVSGNLQVEGTSLKFIPDQPWLYGMTYRVTLLPELKDLQGNRLEARYEWSFETRTLVPGMVPIWPGSFMMGSPGKPPEREVTMNQIYYILNHEVTVGEYRLCMEAGACRYSEPTESHHWTMKNPDRVDAPLNYISWDQAQEYTRWLSRQYPGDYRLCTEAEWEYAARAEGKGRFGCGTEAKCLNQHAWHSHNLSQPGPQPVQRKQPNTWGLFDMQGNLWEWVQDYYAPLVPETVTRPSGPKEGRLRTVRGGSYRNQPESLELWQRGGNPPEMRQNYLGFRVCADP
- a CDS encoding type II secretion system F family protein produces the protein MPLYQYQAFDHAGVLRKGSEDAVSESDLRQRLRSQQLYPKEIRVSRNTSRSFLPKRRTNYKRALTLFTRQFEVLMDATIPYDKALQLIIEQTEAVGFKEILAEVRARVVEGGSLADALQLYPKIFPEMYVSMIRSGENSGNLGTILKRLADYYETQERLRGKLKSAMIYPAFMLVFSLLVVVFMVTYIVPKITQIFASKGTLLPLPTRILMGLSDFMVHSWYLVLIGLIILIFGFSAFLRSEFGKKVLQQLQLKAPLIGPLMQKVLIARFCQTLGTLLGSGVDLKTALEISRHVVVNQLLIEQLNKMIIEVNNKGIPLSAAMGRTGYFPDYVQHVVAIGEEAARVDELLERVANRMQEEVSRLLEGLTALLQPTMILLMGGIVGFIALSVLLPMLNMNQLLGR
- the mltG gene encoding endolytic transglycosylase MltG → MKRPGILFRGLASKRIGLLLGLLLLTLNLIWLWNLPIGQGDEPIRVRIERGSNFSQVVQQLREANLIQQPLWFEFLARLNGRHHRLQAGEFQLDPRWNHAALLNHLVSGSGLQVRVTIPEGLSYQQATARLVEQGLGQANRYDELFTDSALRKLSGIQGLKTLEGVIYPETYFIAQESSELEILSLMIQEFNNRFIQLRLETPAERGKKLSDHQLLILASMIEKETGTAEDRLLIAGVFHNRLRLGMKMQSDPTVIYGISNFDGNLTRKHLETPTPFNTYTEMGLPPTPISNPGWDSLHSALQPASVKYLYFVARGDGSSAFSRTLREHQRAVWKYQVQPHRNSR